The following proteins are encoded in a genomic region of Burkholderia diffusa:
- a CDS encoding TonB-dependent siderophore receptor: MGTATGSVRRAIAIAAGGTLCAAAAGGVHAQASGTATVRPADAAAVLPKIDVAGEADCASLGLVGLRTATATRTDTPVAEIPQTTNLVTAQQIEMTGATDLNQALRYVPGFATFGADTRTDWYAALRGFTPTLYVDGVPAPNTAVIANWRVDPYTIDSVAVLRGPTSVLYGAGEPGAIVDTHTKLADGERIREAGVQIGNDARKQTMLDVGDTLDPDGKYAYRFVGVARDGNAVTGPNADRRVAVAPSFRWRPTADTSLTVSASFLQDHGDISSNFLPAAGTVLPNPNGRLSQDIYMGDPAFNDYRKKQWSLGYALEHRVDAMWTLQQDVRWSRLSLDDATVFGNGFAPGSTTNMMRTAGLFQLNYSRLDIDNRAQARFATGPLEHTLLLGLQFDRQTTTNSVWLALAPSLNLYHPVYLPVTAAIFSGRTSLGRFDQYTAMNTLGAYAQDQIRWNRWTLTLGGREDRVSARFDDRVARTGTQQDISAFSGRIGLTWQGDAGFAPYASYSTSFDPVIGVRMYGGGLPKPTRGVQTEAGLRWQPPGRNLMLTAAVYRIDQTNVVTPTPPSLDRTGTSSMQTGKVRSRGVELSAVGKVTRELSIVASYAYQDVKNVQANDASLNNWPVSVPLPRQMASLWADWTWHGGALAGVGIGAGVRYQSALAGAPDNLLTVPSATLYDLAMHYDLRHWRFALNVANLFDRRYVSGCQSYAVCVFGNERTVLASAKYNW; encoded by the coding sequence ATGGGAACGGCGACAGGTTCGGTGCGACGCGCAATCGCGATCGCGGCCGGGGGGACGTTGTGCGCGGCGGCCGCAGGCGGTGTACACGCGCAGGCATCCGGTACGGCGACGGTGCGGCCAGCCGACGCGGCGGCGGTGCTGCCAAAGATCGACGTGGCAGGCGAGGCCGACTGTGCGTCGCTCGGGCTCGTGGGGCTGCGCACGGCCACCGCCACCAGGACCGACACGCCTGTCGCAGAAATCCCGCAGACGACCAACCTTGTGACCGCGCAGCAGATCGAGATGACAGGCGCGACCGACCTGAATCAGGCATTGCGCTACGTGCCGGGTTTCGCGACGTTCGGCGCCGACACGCGCACCGACTGGTATGCGGCATTGCGCGGCTTCACGCCGACGCTGTACGTCGACGGCGTGCCGGCGCCGAACACGGCGGTCATCGCGAACTGGCGCGTCGATCCGTACACGATCGACTCGGTCGCCGTGCTGCGCGGGCCGACGTCGGTGCTGTACGGCGCGGGTGAGCCCGGCGCGATCGTCGATACGCACACCAAGCTCGCCGACGGCGAGCGCATTCGCGAAGCCGGCGTGCAGATCGGCAACGACGCGCGCAAGCAGACCATGCTCGACGTCGGCGACACCCTCGATCCGGACGGCAAGTATGCGTACCGCTTCGTTGGCGTCGCGCGCGACGGCAATGCGGTGACCGGTCCGAACGCCGACCGGCGGGTCGCGGTGGCGCCGTCGTTCCGCTGGCGGCCGACGGCCGACACGTCGCTGACGGTGTCCGCGTCGTTCCTGCAGGATCACGGCGACATTTCGTCGAACTTCCTGCCGGCGGCGGGCACGGTGCTGCCGAACCCGAACGGGCGCCTGTCGCAGGACATCTACATGGGCGACCCGGCGTTCAACGACTATCGGAAGAAGCAATGGTCGCTCGGCTACGCGCTCGAACATCGCGTCGATGCGATGTGGACGCTGCAGCAGGACGTGCGCTGGTCGCGACTGTCGCTGGACGACGCGACGGTATTCGGCAACGGGTTTGCGCCCGGCAGTACGACCAACATGATGCGTACCGCGGGGCTGTTCCAGTTGAACTACAGCCGGCTGGACATCGACAACCGTGCGCAGGCGCGCTTCGCCACCGGCCCGCTCGAACACACGTTGCTGCTCGGCCTGCAATTCGACCGGCAGACGACGACCAACAGCGTGTGGCTCGCGCTGGCGCCGTCACTGAACCTGTACCACCCGGTCTATCTTCCGGTGACGGCCGCGATCTTTTCCGGCCGGACGTCGCTCGGGCGTTTCGATCAGTACACGGCCATGAACACGCTCGGCGCGTACGCGCAGGATCAGATCCGCTGGAACCGCTGGACGCTCACGCTCGGCGGCCGGGAGGATCGCGTGAGCGCGCGCTTCGACGACCGGGTGGCCAGAACCGGCACGCAGCAGGACATCAGTGCGTTTTCCGGACGCATCGGGCTCACCTGGCAGGGCGATGCGGGGTTCGCGCCCTACGCCAGCTACTCGACGTCGTTCGATCCGGTGATCGGCGTGCGCATGTACGGCGGCGGCTTGCCGAAACCGACGCGCGGCGTGCAGACCGAGGCCGGGCTGCGTTGGCAGCCGCCCGGACGGAACCTGATGCTCACCGCGGCTGTTTATCGGATCGATCAGACCAACGTCGTCACGCCGACGCCGCCGAGTCTCGATCGCACCGGCACGTCGTCCATGCAGACCGGAAAAGTGCGTTCGCGCGGCGTCGAACTGAGCGCGGTCGGAAAGGTGACGCGCGAGTTGTCGATCGTCGCGTCGTACGCGTACCAGGACGTCAAGAACGTGCAGGCGAACGATGCGTCGTTGAACAACTGGCCGGTGTCGGTGCCGCTGCCGCGACAAATGGCGTCGCTCTGGGCGGACTGGACCTGGCACGGCGGCGCGCTCGCGGGCGTGGGCATCGGTGCCGGCGTGCGCTACCAGAGCGCGCTGGCCGGCGCGCCGGACAACTTGCTGACGGTGCCGAGCGCCACGCTGTATGACCTGGCGATGCACTACGACCTGCGTCACTGGCGGTTTGCGTTGAATGTCGCGAACCTGTTCGACCGACGCTACGTCAGCGGCTGCCAGTCGTACGCGGTATGTGTGTTCGGCAACGAGCGAACGGTGCTGGCGAGCGCGAAATACAACTGGTAG
- a CDS encoding LamG-like jellyroll fold domain-containing protein, producing the protein MNDPRLRPESGARISRRTFLYSIGALALSACGGTGASESVAGTTAAATGNRALARVATGTTAIATNDAFAHPGLLHAQADFERIAQKVAAAASPWREGWNTLIANGHAQLSWSPRPQAVVTRGGTGSQNYPVLYKDIAAAYACALRWRISGDTAYADKAVQIMNAWSSTLQNLAGDSNVDLAAGLYGYEFANAGEIMRTYHGWAAADFAAFQTMMAGKFYPINADFLNRHNNTDITHYWANWDLCNIASIMAIGVLCDDHAKFDEAVNYFIDGPGNGAIAQAVYYVHPGHLGQWQESGRDQGHNTLGIALGGAICEMAWNQGIDLYGHDNNRFLAGAEYVAKANLVQPDGTFLPVPYVPYANADVTQAHFSSASQGTIRPCWALVYNHYVNRKGLSAPWSAKFARAIQPEGGGGNYGETSGGYDQLGYGTLTCTRDPVAPATAPSGLTAWPAAGQVVLSWWGVANAASYNVKRAATTGGPYKTVASGIVDPLTYTDTPAQGIWYYVISAQTASGESANSAEVTASTALQLHTMLTFDETNGTTAADASGNGHAGTLVGGTSRVSGKTGNAVSLDGASGYVALPNDIVADVSDFTIAAWVNWRGGQTWARIFDFGSGTGRYLFVTPKSARGTMRFAITTNGGHGERTIDGNTALPAGQWAHVAVTLSATTATLYLDGNAIGSASDVIFAPWRIGKTAQNWIGRSQYPGDPFFNGGIDEFRIHRGAMSADQVKALAQRA; encoded by the coding sequence ATGAACGACCCGCGGCTTCGGCCTGAATCCGGCGCGCGCATTTCCCGGCGCACCTTCCTTTACAGCATCGGCGCGCTCGCGCTTTCCGCTTGCGGCGGCACGGGAGCGAGCGAAAGCGTCGCCGGCACCACGGCCGCCGCGACCGGCAACCGTGCGCTCGCGCGCGTGGCCACCGGCACCACGGCCATCGCCACGAATGACGCGTTCGCGCATCCGGGCCTGCTGCACGCCCAAGCCGATTTCGAGCGGATCGCGCAGAAAGTGGCGGCCGCCGCATCGCCATGGCGCGAAGGCTGGAACACGCTGATCGCGAACGGGCATGCGCAGTTGTCTTGGTCGCCGCGCCCGCAAGCCGTCGTCACGCGCGGCGGCACCGGCTCGCAGAACTACCCGGTGCTGTACAAGGACATCGCGGCCGCGTATGCGTGCGCGCTGCGCTGGCGGATCTCGGGCGACACCGCGTATGCGGACAAGGCCGTGCAGATCATGAATGCGTGGTCGTCGACGCTGCAGAACCTCGCCGGCGACTCGAACGTCGACCTGGCGGCCGGCCTCTACGGCTACGAATTCGCGAACGCCGGCGAGATCATGCGCACCTACCACGGCTGGGCCGCCGCCGACTTCGCCGCTTTCCAGACGATGATGGCCGGCAAGTTCTACCCGATCAACGCCGATTTCCTGAACCGCCACAACAACACCGACATCACGCACTACTGGGCGAACTGGGATTTGTGCAACATCGCGTCGATCATGGCGATCGGCGTGCTGTGCGACGATCACGCGAAGTTCGACGAAGCCGTCAACTACTTCATCGACGGGCCAGGCAACGGCGCGATCGCGCAAGCCGTGTACTACGTGCATCCCGGTCATCTCGGCCAATGGCAGGAGTCGGGCCGCGACCAGGGGCACAACACGCTCGGCATCGCGCTCGGCGGTGCGATCTGCGAAATGGCGTGGAACCAGGGCATCGACCTGTACGGGCACGACAACAACCGTTTCCTCGCGGGTGCCGAATATGTCGCGAAGGCGAATCTCGTGCAGCCGGACGGCACGTTCCTTCCGGTGCCGTACGTGCCGTATGCGAACGCCGATGTCACGCAGGCGCATTTCTCGAGCGCCAGCCAGGGAACGATCCGTCCGTGCTGGGCGCTCGTCTACAACCATTACGTGAACCGCAAGGGGCTGTCCGCGCCGTGGTCCGCGAAGTTCGCGCGCGCGATCCAGCCCGAAGGCGGCGGCGGCAACTACGGCGAAACGAGTGGCGGATACGATCAGCTCGGCTACGGCACGCTGACATGCACGCGCGACCCCGTTGCGCCCGCAACGGCACCGAGCGGGCTGACCGCGTGGCCGGCCGCCGGACAGGTCGTGTTGTCGTGGTGGGGCGTCGCGAACGCCGCCAGCTACAACGTGAAGCGCGCCGCCACGACGGGCGGGCCGTACAAGACCGTGGCAAGCGGCATCGTCGATCCGCTCACCTACACGGACACGCCCGCGCAAGGCATCTGGTACTACGTCATCAGTGCGCAGACCGCATCGGGCGAATCCGCGAATTCGGCGGAAGTCACTGCGTCGACAGCGCTGCAACTGCATACGATGCTGACCTTCGACGAGACGAACGGCACGACCGCCGCGGACGCGTCCGGCAACGGCCATGCGGGCACGCTCGTCGGCGGCACATCACGCGTGTCCGGGAAGACCGGCAACGCGGTGTCGCTTGACGGCGCCAGTGGCTACGTCGCGCTGCCGAACGACATCGTCGCCGACGTGTCGGATTTCACGATCGCGGCGTGGGTCAACTGGCGCGGCGGACAGACGTGGGCGCGCATCTTCGATTTCGGTTCGGGCACCGGACGTTATCTGTTCGTCACGCCGAAAAGCGCGCGCGGGACGATGCGCTTCGCTATCACCACCAACGGCGGGCATGGCGAGCGCACGATCGACGGCAACACCGCACTGCCGGCCGGGCAATGGGCGCACGTCGCGGTCACGCTCTCCGCAACGACCGCAACGCTCTATCTGGACGGCAATGCAATCGGCTCGGCGAGCGACGTCATCTTCGCGCCATGGCGCATTGGCAAAACCGCGCAGAACTGGATCGGACGCTCGCAATATCCGGGCGATCCGTTCTTCAACGGCGGGATCGACGAGTTCCGCATCCATCGCGGCGCGATGTCGGCCGACCAGGTGAAGGCGCTGGCTCAGCGCGCGTGA
- a CDS encoding M20 aminoacylase family protein, giving the protein MKNPIIPETSLETHHAHWATLRRDLHAHPELRFEEHRTADVVARELEDLGYAVTRGLGGTGVVASLPGADPGRGIVLRADLDALPIQEANDFAHASSAQGIMHACGHDGHTVMLLGAARVLKALPQLPGTVHFVFQPGEEGGAGARKMIDDGLFEQCPAEAVFGMHNWPGLPAGHFGLRTGPIMAAGSRFRITVTGKGAHAAQPHLGIDPVPLACSMVLQCQTIAARHKDPVDPAVISVCMFHAGTTDNVIPDSAELRGTIRTLSSALQQQLQRDVRLVCEALARAHGAQVDVEFFQYYPATVNTPAETALCEAVIRDTFGDARLYANVPPNMTSEDFGFMLEERPGAYVLIGNAPAGTAAPALHHPKYDFNDDIIPAGVRYWVALARHYFNRSP; this is encoded by the coding sequence TTGAAAAACCCCATCATCCCCGAGACGTCATTGGAAACGCATCACGCGCACTGGGCGACCTTGCGTCGCGACCTGCATGCGCATCCCGAGTTGCGATTCGAGGAACACCGGACGGCCGACGTCGTTGCCCGTGAGCTCGAAGATCTCGGCTATGCGGTGACGCGCGGGCTGGGCGGCACGGGCGTCGTCGCGAGCCTGCCCGGCGCGGACCCGGGGCGTGGAATCGTGCTCCGTGCGGATCTGGATGCGCTTCCGATCCAGGAAGCCAATGACTTCGCGCACGCATCCAGCGCGCAAGGGATCATGCATGCGTGCGGGCATGACGGACATACCGTCATGTTGCTCGGCGCCGCGCGCGTGCTGAAAGCGCTGCCGCAGTTGCCGGGCACGGTTCATTTCGTATTTCAGCCCGGCGAAGAGGGCGGCGCGGGCGCGCGGAAGATGATCGACGACGGGCTGTTCGAGCAATGCCCGGCGGAGGCGGTATTCGGCATGCACAACTGGCCCGGCTTGCCGGCCGGGCATTTCGGGTTGCGCACCGGGCCCATCATGGCAGCGGGCTCTCGGTTCAGGATCACGGTAACCGGCAAGGGCGCGCATGCGGCGCAGCCGCACCTGGGCATCGACCCCGTCCCGCTCGCCTGTTCGATGGTGCTGCAGTGTCAGACCATCGCCGCGCGGCACAAGGATCCCGTGGACCCGGCCGTCATTTCCGTCTGCATGTTCCATGCGGGAACGACCGACAACGTCATTCCGGACAGCGCCGAGCTGCGCGGCACGATTCGCACGCTGTCGTCGGCATTGCAGCAACAGTTGCAGCGCGACGTCCGGCTAGTGTGCGAGGCGCTTGCCCGCGCGCATGGCGCGCAAGTCGACGTCGAGTTCTTTCAGTACTACCCGGCGACGGTCAACACGCCGGCCGAGACCGCGCTCTGCGAAGCGGTGATTCGCGACACCTTCGGCGACGCACGCCTTTACGCGAACGTGCCGCCGAACATGACCTCCGAGGACTTCGGCTTCATGCTCGAGGAGCGCCCCGGTGCTTATGTGCTGATCGGCAACGCGCCGGCCGGAACGGCCGCCCCGGCGCTGCATCACCCGAAATACGATTTCAACGACGACATCATTCCGGCCGGGGTCCGGTATTGGGTCGCGTTGGCCCGGCATTATTTCAACCGGTCGCCGTGA